In Synechococcus sp. RS9909, one genomic interval encodes:
- a CDS encoding GMC oxidoreductase: MIIDDCHYDVIIIGSGAGGGTLAGALSRKGHKVLLLERGGAMALEDQNVADVDLFRKDRYHPKNERWFGPDGDPFAPQTTYALGGNTKIWGAALERMREKDFGEIPLQDGVSPSWPFDYASLAPYYDAAEALYQVHGQAGVDPTEPSRSTPFPHAPKPLLPFLEPLRDGLQRQGCQPYDLPLSWSTDPEDPSGDAQIFGLNQADPNTLETRALARVTRLHTSPDGREVKGVEAEVAGDLWLFSADLVVLAAGAINSAAILLRSSSDRHPRGLSNGSDQVGRNLMNLQLTSILQLAAEPNSGRYARSLGINDYYWGDKNVSFPLGHLQSAGGVLQDALFAESPPVLSLVSKLIPDFGLERLASRSVAWWAMTEVRPDPHNKVWLHNDQIRINYLHNNREAHDRLVYRWIDTLKAVEADPVTRVVTSAPTHPRGEAPLSVVGYACGTCRMGQDAAASVVDATGKCHELNNLYLADASVFPSCPSVGPGLTVIALALRLADQLDQRLQG; the protein is encoded by the coding sequence TCGGCAGCGGTGCCGGTGGTGGAACCCTGGCCGGTGCCCTGAGCCGCAAGGGGCACAAGGTGCTGCTGTTGGAGCGGGGCGGCGCCATGGCTCTGGAGGATCAGAACGTGGCCGATGTGGATCTGTTCAGGAAAGATCGCTACCACCCCAAAAATGAGCGCTGGTTCGGTCCTGACGGTGATCCCTTCGCTCCCCAGACCACCTATGCCCTGGGGGGCAACACCAAAATCTGGGGAGCTGCCCTGGAACGGATGCGCGAGAAAGATTTCGGCGAAATCCCACTCCAGGACGGCGTGTCACCAAGCTGGCCTTTCGATTACGCCAGCCTGGCGCCTTACTACGACGCCGCCGAAGCGCTCTATCAGGTGCATGGCCAAGCGGGTGTGGACCCCACGGAGCCGTCACGGTCGACACCTTTTCCCCACGCCCCGAAGCCGCTGCTTCCTTTCCTGGAACCATTGCGCGATGGCCTGCAGCGTCAGGGGTGTCAGCCCTATGACCTCCCCCTGAGCTGGTCGACCGATCCCGAGGATCCTTCCGGCGACGCCCAGATTTTCGGCCTGAACCAGGCCGACCCCAACACGCTGGAGACGCGAGCCCTGGCGCGGGTGACCCGCCTGCACACCAGCCCCGATGGACGGGAGGTGAAAGGGGTGGAGGCCGAAGTGGCCGGGGACCTGTGGTTGTTCAGCGCTGATCTGGTGGTGCTGGCCGCCGGCGCGATCAACAGCGCAGCCATCCTGCTGCGCTCCAGCTCCGATCGGCATCCACGCGGCCTGAGCAACGGCTCCGACCAGGTGGGCCGCAACCTGATGAATCTGCAGCTCACCTCAATCCTGCAGCTGGCGGCAGAGCCGAATAGCGGACGTTACGCCCGCTCTCTCGGCATCAACGACTACTACTGGGGAGACAAGAACGTCAGCTTTCCGCTCGGTCATCTCCAGAGTGCCGGCGGCGTCTTGCAGGACGCCCTGTTTGCGGAGTCGCCGCCAGTGCTCTCCCTGGTGAGCAAGCTGATCCCCGATTTCGGTCTCGAACGACTCGCCTCCCGTTCGGTGGCCTGGTGGGCGATGACCGAAGTGCGACCCGATCCCCACAACAAAGTGTGGCTTCACAACGACCAGATCAGGATCAACTACCTCCACAACAATCGAGAGGCTCACGATCGCCTGGTGTATCGCTGGATCGACACCCTCAAAGCGGTGGAGGCTGATCCGGTGACCCGGGTCGTGACCTCAGCGCCCACCCACCCGCGCGGCGAAGCTCCCCTGAGCGTGGTGGGTTATGCCTGCGGAACCTGCCGGATGGGACAGGATGCGGCCGCCTCAGTGGTGGATGCCACCGGCAAGTGCCATGAACTCAACAACCTCTACCTGGCCGACGCCAGCGTGTTCCCCAGCTGCCCGAGCGTTGGCCCTGGTCTCACCGTGATTGCCCTGGCCCTCAGGCTCGCCGATCAGCTCGATCAGCGCCTTCAGGGCTGA
- a CDS encoding MotA/TolQ/ExbB proton channel family protein: MLTAEALRHGGVLIVPLLLLSVAVVAVAIDRLRFWWRWRQVGAAQLEALLSEVSDRTAAQAALHQERLCRRLERSLSRWDGCLELAMVLGPLLGLLASVVGLMRLLRDLGPDLVLPAQSAALVVGYGQVLVGTVLGLLIATIALVVQRLCRMQRQAVISTFADACFHRRAALG, from the coding sequence GTGCTCACTGCTGAGGCCCTGCGCCACGGTGGCGTACTGATCGTGCCTCTGCTGCTTCTGTCGGTGGCTGTCGTTGCGGTGGCCATCGATCGCCTGCGGTTCTGGTGGCGGTGGCGTCAGGTCGGTGCCGCCCAGCTCGAGGCCCTGCTCAGTGAAGTCAGTGATCGAACCGCCGCCCAGGCGGCGTTGCATCAGGAGCGGCTTTGCCGCCGACTGGAGCGATCGCTGTCTCGCTGGGATGGCTGCCTGGAGCTCGCCATGGTGCTCGGCCCCCTGCTCGGTCTGCTCGCCAGCGTGGTGGGCCTCATGCGTTTGCTCAGGGATCTGGGCCCTGATCTGGTGCTCCCGGCGCAGAGTGCTGCCCTGGTGGTGGGCTATGGCCAGGTGCTGGTGGGCACCGTGCTGGGTCTGTTGATTGCCACCATCGCCTTGGTGGTGCAGCGTCTCTGCCGGATGCAACGCCAGGCGGTGATCAGCACCTTCGCCGACGCTTGTTTCCACCGCCGAGCGGCCCTGGGTTGA
- a CDS encoding sulfite exporter TauE/SafE family protein, protein MIALLLLGGGVIGFLLAVLGAGGSILLLPILVTGAGLSTRDAVPLSLVVVTLLAIANMIPYLRRRLVAPRPALLLGVPALMGAWIGGTMVKAGWIAEPVQLAVFAIAALLAAWLMLSRQKRTDRAHDEPAVAAATVRAPALMLQGVLVGLLTGIAGVGGGFALVPALVLLAGLPMQLASGTSLVLIALNSLVALGALGHWPAERLPLVLPLLIGGGVGGLVGQALAPHFKDRQLRIGFSVLLVSAALLTGWEGLRRQRAPVKQVQHMGVVQGSLTST, encoded by the coding sequence GTGATTGCGTTGCTGCTTCTCGGTGGTGGTGTGATCGGTTTCCTGTTGGCGGTGCTCGGTGCCGGTGGATCGATCCTGCTGCTTCCCATCCTCGTGACGGGAGCTGGCCTCTCCACCCGCGATGCGGTGCCCCTTTCGCTGGTGGTGGTGACCCTGCTGGCGATCGCCAACATGATTCCCTATCTGCGCCGTCGCCTCGTCGCGCCCCGTCCGGCCCTGCTGCTGGGGGTTCCGGCCCTGATGGGGGCCTGGATCGGAGGCACGATGGTGAAGGCTGGCTGGATCGCCGAGCCGGTGCAGCTGGCTGTGTTTGCCATCGCGGCCCTGCTGGCGGCCTGGTTGATGCTCAGCCGTCAGAAGCGAACGGATCGCGCGCATGACGAGCCCGCTGTTGCCGCTGCCACGGTGCGAGCACCGGCCCTGATGCTGCAGGGGGTGTTGGTGGGCTTGCTGACGGGCATTGCCGGCGTCGGTGGCGGCTTTGCGCTCGTGCCAGCCCTCGTGCTTCTGGCCGGCCTGCCGATGCAGTTGGCGAGCGGCACCAGCCTGGTGCTGATTGCCCTGAACAGCCTGGTGGCCCTCGGTGCCCTGGGGCACTGGCCTGCCGAACGGTTGCCCCTGGTACTTCCCCTGTTGATCGGCGGTGGGGTGGGTGGACTGGTCGGCCAGGCCCTTGCGCCCCATTTCAAGGATCGCCAGCTCCGCATCGGCTTCTCTGTCCTGCTGGTGTCTGCGGCCTTGCTCACAGGATGGGAGGGATTGCGGCGTCAACGTGCTCCTGTCAAGCAGGTGCAGCACATGGGTGTCGTCCAGGGGTCCCTAACGTCGACCTGA
- a CDS encoding rhodanese-like domain-containing protein has protein sequence MTSITPLRLSPHELQDRLRQGRVSVIDVREPMEYVGGHIAGSRNVPLGQLTEAPLPSAPLVLVCQSGARSERGMAALRAKGFGEGLADLEGGMLAWQQAGLPVEKRKGAPLPLMRQVQIVAGGLVLAGVLLSVLVAPGWIWLSGFVGAGLMFAGISGFCGMARLLAAMPWNQVRP, from the coding sequence ATGACCAGCATCACTCCATTGCGTCTCAGTCCCCACGAATTGCAGGACCGTTTACGCCAGGGTCGCGTCAGCGTGATCGACGTGCGTGAACCGATGGAATACGTCGGCGGCCATATCGCCGGCAGTCGCAATGTGCCCCTCGGTCAGCTCACCGAAGCGCCACTCCCTTCCGCGCCTCTGGTGCTGGTGTGCCAGAGCGGTGCCCGCAGTGAGCGGGGGATGGCGGCTCTGCGCGCCAAGGGCTTCGGCGAAGGCCTCGCGGATCTGGAGGGCGGCATGTTGGCCTGGCAGCAGGCCGGTCTTCCTGTGGAGAAGCGCAAGGGGGCCCCGTTGCCCCTGATGCGTCAGGTGCAGATCGTGGCCGGCGGCCTGGTGCTCGCTGGCGTGCTTCTGTCGGTGCTGGTGGCCCCGGGCTGGATCTGGCTCAGTGGCTTTGTCGGTGCCGGCTTGATGTTCGCCGGCATCAGTGGTTTCTGCGGGATGGCTCGCCTGCTGGCTGCCATGCCCTGGAATCAGGTGCGCCCGTGA
- a CDS encoding MBL fold metallo-hydrolase, which produces MASSSLLQAAAGGHSLLLRQLFDAETGTFSYLLVDVPSAKGVLIDPVFERHERDLALVRELGVDLVACLDTHAHADHVTGSWLMHEATGAAIGLAAAARAENVTQPLQHGDRVGFGARALEVRATPGHTDGCLTFVLDDASAAFTGDALLIRGCGRSDFQQGNAHTLYRSITEQILSLPDQCLLYPGHDYSGRQVTSVAEERALNARLGGGADERDFVIHMESLKLPHPHRIAQALPANLRSGRPRIDGPDQPAWAPLKRSYSGLPELEPEWVADHLAELTILDVRNADEARGPDGALPGSRNIPLPELAEHLDRLDPEVATVVFCHAGSRSALATQQLVKAGFKKVANLRGGLQDWYRKGLPMPEPLSV; this is translated from the coding sequence ATGGCTAGCTCTTCGCTTCTCCAGGCCGCCGCAGGAGGCCATTCCCTGCTTCTGCGCCAGTTGTTCGATGCTGAGACCGGTACCTTCAGCTACCTCCTGGTGGATGTGCCCTCGGCCAAGGGTGTGCTGATCGATCCGGTCTTCGAGCGTCATGAGCGGGATCTCGCCCTGGTGCGTGAGTTAGGGGTCGATCTGGTGGCCTGCCTCGACACCCACGCCCATGCCGACCATGTCACCGGCAGCTGGCTGATGCATGAGGCCACCGGTGCCGCCATCGGCCTCGCCGCCGCCGCTCGCGCCGAGAATGTCACCCAGCCCCTGCAACACGGCGATCGGGTCGGTTTCGGAGCCCGTGCCCTGGAGGTGCGTGCCACTCCAGGGCACACCGATGGCTGTCTCACCTTCGTGTTGGATGACGCCAGTGCGGCCTTCACCGGCGATGCCTTGTTGATCAGGGGTTGCGGCCGCTCCGATTTCCAGCAGGGCAACGCTCACACCCTCTATCGCTCGATCACCGAGCAGATCCTCTCCCTGCCCGACCAGTGCCTTCTCTATCCCGGCCACGACTACAGCGGTCGTCAGGTGACCAGCGTTGCCGAGGAGCGTGCCCTCAACGCCCGTCTGGGTGGTGGGGCCGATGAGCGGGATTTCGTGATTCATATGGAATCGCTCAAACTTCCCCACCCGCATCGCATCGCCCAGGCCCTGCCGGCGAATCTGCGCAGTGGGCGCCCCCGGATCGATGGGCCGGACCAACCCGCGTGGGCACCGTTGAAGCGCAGCTACTCCGGCCTGCCGGAGCTGGAGCCCGAGTGGGTCGCCGACCATCTCGCCGAGCTCACGATTCTCGACGTTCGCAACGCCGATGAAGCCCGGGGGCCCGATGGCGCGCTGCCCGGCAGCCGCAACATCCCTCTGCCCGAACTGGCGGAGCATCTCGATCGACTCGATCCGGAGGTTGCCACCGTGGTGTTCTGCCATGCCGGTAGCCGTTCCGCCCTCGCGACCCAGCAGTTGGTCAAGGCCGGTTTCAAGAAGGTCGCCAACCTGCGCGGCGGACTTCAGGACTGGTATCGCAAAGGGCTGCCCATGCCCGAACCCCTCAGCGTCTGA
- a CDS encoding helix-turn-helix transcriptional regulator, with the protein MARQPEHAEGCSMHQLSPEMIEELSGFFRLLGEPARLRLMCEIRNGSSDVATLMDRTGFSQSHLSRQLGQLQKAGLVQVERDGNRSRYTATDPVVEAICQLAQERLMNHLRQRLDSLNVA; encoded by the coding sequence ATGGCGAGACAACCAGAACACGCCGAAGGGTGTTCCATGCATCAGCTCTCCCCCGAAATGATCGAGGAGCTGAGCGGCTTTTTCCGACTGCTGGGCGAACCGGCACGCCTGCGCCTGATGTGCGAAATCCGCAACGGCAGCAGCGATGTGGCCACTCTGATGGACCGCACCGGCTTCAGTCAGTCCCATCTCAGCCGCCAGCTCGGCCAACTGCAGAAAGCCGGGCTGGTGCAGGTGGAACGGGATGGGAACCGCTCTCGGTATACGGCCACCGATCCGGTGGTGGAGGCCATCTGCCAGCTGGCGCAGGAGCGGCTGATGAACCACCTGCGGCAACGGCTCGACAGCCTCAATGTCGCCTGA